The Aedes aegypti strain LVP_AGWG chromosome 3, AaegL5.0 Primary Assembly, whole genome shotgun sequence genome contains a region encoding:
- the LOC5571108 gene encoding ras-related protein Rab-23 gives MLEEELEIALKVIVVGNGGVGKTSMVQRYCKGIYTKDYKKTIGVDFLERQIELDGEDIRIMLWDTAGQEEFDAITKAYYRGAQACVLTFSTTDRASFEAIREWKVKVENECSEIPTVLVQNKIDLMDKAVVSFDEAEALAQSLGCRLIRTSVKEDVNVASVFRYLANKCHQQMKQQYNAATPITQPTISAFSPTFQSKATNNTIQLTRPSVKRKPLQKRCGIF, from the coding sequence ATGCTGGAAGAAGAGTTGGAGATTGCGCTGAAGGTGATCGTGGTCGGCAATGGAGGCGTCGGCAAGACTTCAATGGTGCAACGTTACTGCAAGGGAATCTATACAAAAGACTACAAGAAAACGATTGGAGTGGACTTTCTGGAGCGACAGATCGAACTCGATGGTGAAGATATCCGTATCATGCTGTGGGATACGGCCGGACAGGAGGAGTTCGATGCAATTACTAAAGCATATTACCGGGGAGCGCAGGCTTGCGTGTTGACCTTCAGCACAACGGATAGGGCGTCGTTTGAGGCGATTCGAGAGTGGAAGGTGAAGGTGGAAAACGAGTGCAGTGAAATTCCGACCGTGCTAGTCCAGAACAAAATCGACCTCATGGATAAGGCCGTGGTGTCGTTCGATGAAGCCGAAGCATTAGCTCAATCACTTGGCTGCCGGCTAATACGGACCTCGGTCAAGGAGGACGTCAACGTGGCCAGTGTGTTCCGCTATCTGGCGAATAAGTGCCACCAGCAGATGAAGCAGCAGTACAATGCCGCGACACCGATCACGCAGCCGACGATCAGTGCATTTAGTCCCACTTTCCAGTCGAAAGCCACCAACAACACCATTCAATTAACAAGGCCATCCGTTAAACGAAAACCACTGCAGAAAAGGTGTGGTATTTTTTAA